From Pseudomonadota bacterium, one genomic window encodes:
- a CDS encoding methyltransferase domain-containing protein — protein MTADHGMLAYYAARAPHYDDVYTVPERQADLRWLTQFIPRVFTARHVLDVAAGTGFWTAGIAREASSVLAVDASAEPLARLEARALGDHVQTALHDAYALDTLGGFDAAFVGFWFSHVPRARRRAFCRGLDAALAPGSPVVFVDNLPGACQPINRVDDVGDGWHTRTLPDGSEHQVLKNFPRPDEMLDALEGLASHTVWRELEHFWVFQYRTGACHVPPL, from the coding sequence ATGACCGCTGATCACGGCATGCTGGCGTACTATGCGGCACGCGCGCCACACTATGATGACGTCTACACGGTGCCGGAACGCCAGGCCGACCTCCGCTGGTTGACTCAGTTCATCCCGCGCGTGTTCACGGCGCGCCACGTGTTGGACGTCGCCGCGGGCACCGGCTTCTGGACTGCAGGCATTGCGCGCGAGGCGTCGTCGGTGCTTGCCGTGGACGCCTCTGCTGAACCCCTGGCACGGCTCGAGGCGCGCGCGCTTGGCGATCACGTGCAGACTGCGCTGCACGATGCCTATGCCCTCGACACCCTCGGCGGTTTCGATGCGGCCTTTGTCGGCTTCTGGTTCTCGCATGTGCCGAGGGCGCGCCGTCGCGCGTTCTGCCGCGGGCTCGATGCCGCGCTCGCGCCCGGCTCGCCGGTGGTGTTTGTCGACAATCTGCCGGGCGCCTGCCAACCCATCAACCGGGTGGACGATGTCGGTGACGGTTGGCACACACGCACCTTGCCCGATGGCAGCGAACACCAAGTGTTGAAAAATTTTCCGCGGCCCGATGAAATGCTCGACGCCCTCGAGGGCCTGGCCTCGCACACCGTGTGGCGTGAGTTGGAGCATTTCTGGGTGTTTCAGTACCGCACGGGTGCGTGCCACGTGCCGCCGCTGTAG
- a CDS encoding class II histone deacetylase produces MATGWQFNELYLWHDTLSFNQFFRPGLQIQPGEHAEHPETKRRMRNLIDVAGVLDELVSIRATPAPDTALLRFHTEHYLETLEALSAGEGGEVSPSTPMGPGSFDIARLAVGGAIASVDAVLDARVDNAYALLRPPGHHALSDQAMGFCLLGNAALAVHHARAARGVGRVAVVDWDVHHGNGTEAAFYRDPDVLTLSIHQDSLFPIASGAREDTGADAGVGANINVPLPAGSGGGAYLETLERVVLPALARHAPELIVVSCGFDASAMDPLGHMMLSSADFRAMTLRLLDVAAQVCDGRVVMLHEGGYSAPYVPYCGLAVVEALNGRQSSIEDPWLGDIPHYGGQAIMPHQRAVIDAVCAVHAL; encoded by the coding sequence ATGGCGACTGGCTGGCAGTTTAACGAACTGTACCTCTGGCATGACACCCTGAGTTTCAATCAGTTCTTTCGCCCGGGGCTGCAGATCCAACCGGGGGAGCATGCCGAGCACCCGGAAACCAAACGGCGCATGCGCAACCTCATTGACGTCGCCGGTGTGCTCGATGAGCTCGTGTCGATCCGCGCAACGCCTGCGCCGGACACGGCATTGCTGCGCTTTCACACCGAGCATTACCTCGAGACGCTCGAAGCCTTGAGTGCCGGCGAGGGCGGCGAGGTGAGCCCGAGTACACCGATGGGCCCGGGCAGTTTCGACATTGCCCGGTTGGCCGTGGGCGGCGCCATTGCGTCCGTGGACGCGGTGCTCGACGCACGGGTCGACAACGCCTACGCCTTGCTGCGGCCTCCCGGTCACCACGCCCTCAGCGACCAGGCAATGGGCTTCTGCCTGCTCGGCAATGCCGCCCTTGCGGTACACCATGCCAGGGCAGCGCGCGGGGTCGGTCGCGTCGCTGTGGTCGATTGGGACGTCCACCACGGCAACGGCACCGAGGCCGCATTCTACCGGGACCCGGACGTGCTGACACTCTCGATCCACCAGGACAGCCTGTTTCCAATTGCTTCGGGCGCGCGTGAAGACACCGGCGCTGACGCGGGTGTCGGCGCCAACATCAACGTGCCGCTGCCCGCGGGCAGCGGCGGCGGAGCCTACCTCGAGACACTGGAACGCGTGGTGTTGCCCGCTCTCGCGCGCCACGCACCGGAGCTCATCGTGGTCAGCTGCGGGTTCGATGCGTCGGCGATGGACCCGCTGGGCCACATGATGCTGAGTTCGGCGGATTTCCGCGCGATGACACTGCGGCTGCTCGATGTGGCAGCGCAGGTGTGCGACGGGCGCGTAGTGATGCTGCACGAGGGCGGCTATTCGGCGCCGTACGTACCCTATTGCGGCCTCGCCGTGGTCGAAGCACTGAACGGCCGCCAGTCGTCCATTGAGGACCCGTGGCTCGGCGACATTCCCCACTACGGTGGACAGGCGATCATGCCCCACCAGCGCGCAGTCATTGACGCGGTGTGTGCGGTGCACGCATTGTAA
- a CDS encoding ABC transporter permease, which produces MSRNHDVRHVPGFGFLAVVCLLVLYLPLLVVMVYSFNESRSITIWGGFSLRWYVEVFQGTEAPKFKAAAWNSLTIAVIAATTATVIATCAALAMVRGGAFRLRTATFGLISMPIMVPEIVTAVATLVFFSSIGFVLGYASILVAHIVFCIPFAYLPISSRLQGIEAHFDEAAQDLYATRWQTFRFVLWPMMMPGVVSGFLLAFIISLDDFIITNFVKGAGVETLPTAIFGAVKQGIKPDIMALSTLLLCVSVLLVTASWWIGRRGEASASN; this is translated from the coding sequence GTGAGCCGCAACCATGATGTGCGCCATGTGCCAGGCTTTGGTTTTCTGGCGGTGGTCTGTCTGTTGGTGTTGTACCTGCCCCTGTTGGTGGTCATGGTGTACAGCTTCAACGAATCACGCTCCATCACGATCTGGGGCGGCTTCAGTCTGCGGTGGTATGTCGAGGTGTTTCAGGGCACCGAAGCCCCGAAGTTCAAGGCGGCCGCCTGGAATTCCCTGACGATTGCGGTGATCGCCGCGACTACGGCCACAGTCATCGCCACCTGTGCCGCGCTTGCGATGGTGCGCGGTGGGGCGTTCCGGCTGCGCACGGCGACCTTCGGCCTGATCAGCATGCCGATCATGGTGCCGGAGATTGTCACGGCGGTGGCCACGCTGGTGTTCTTTTCCAGCATCGGCTTTGTGCTCGGCTACGCCTCCATCCTGGTGGCACACATCGTCTTCTGCATCCCCTTTGCCTACTTGCCGATCAGTTCGCGTCTGCAAGGCATCGAAGCGCATTTTGATGAAGCTGCGCAGGACCTCTACGCCACCCGCTGGCAAACCTTTCGATTCGTACTCTGGCCGATGATGATGCCCGGGGTGGTGTCGGGCTTTCTGCTTGCCTTCATCATCTCGCTGGACGATTTCATCATCACGAATTTCGTCAAGGGTGCGGGGGTCGAAACGCTTCCCACGGCCATCTTCGGCGCGGTGAAACAGGGCATCAAGCCCGATATCATGGCATTGTCGACACTGCTGTTGTGCGTGTCGGTGTTGCTGGTGACAGCCTCGTGGTGGATAGGCCGCCGCGGTGAGGCGTCCGCCTCGAATTGA
- a CDS encoding ABC transporter ATP-binding protein produces the protein MSETTLHFDEVVKDYGDTRALHGLSFDIRDREFFTLLGPSGCGKTTLLRLIAGFESLSAGHISLRGDDLSALPPAKRPVNTVFQHYALFPHLSVRENIGFGLQMLGWEAKRSLQRVEAMLDMVKLSDLGDRRPAQLSGGQQQRVALARAMAPEPQVLLLDEPLSALDLKLRQAMRGELKQLQQQSGITFVFVTHDQEEALAMSDRIAVMSGGRIQQIGTPQSIYDEPVNAFVADFIGQSNVIAVEPVDGGWRLPGTAFVFGAAGTPGGESVHASVRPEQLRVVDGHDANAGWCGTVSQSSYLGNSLELGIELDSGVTLQVRIPPSTQGTAHLVVGSSVTVRPNDGAVRLVD, from the coding sequence GTGTCTGAGACTACGCTTCACTTTGACGAGGTGGTCAAGGACTACGGGGACACCCGTGCATTACACGGCCTCTCCTTCGACATCCGGGATCGCGAGTTCTTCACCTTGCTTGGGCCATCGGGCTGCGGCAAGACAACCCTGTTGCGCCTGATCGCGGGCTTCGAGTCGCTCAGCGCCGGGCACATCAGCCTGCGAGGCGATGACCTCTCGGCGTTGCCGCCAGCCAAGCGGCCGGTCAACACGGTGTTCCAGCACTACGCGTTGTTTCCCCACCTCAGCGTGCGGGAGAACATCGGATTCGGGCTGCAGATGCTCGGCTGGGAAGCTAAGCGATCGCTGCAGCGCGTTGAGGCCATGCTCGATATGGTCAAGCTCAGCGACCTCGGTGACCGTCGCCCCGCACAACTCTCGGGTGGCCAGCAACAGCGCGTCGCGCTCGCGCGCGCGATGGCGCCCGAGCCGCAAGTGCTGCTGCTCGACGAGCCGCTCTCGGCACTGGATCTCAAACTCCGGCAGGCGATGCGTGGCGAACTCAAGCAACTGCAACAACAGTCCGGCATCACGTTCGTGTTTGTCACGCACGACCAGGAGGAAGCGCTGGCAATGTCCGATCGCATTGCCGTGATGTCCGGTGGTCGGATTCAACAGATCGGCACGCCGCAGTCGATCTACGACGAGCCGGTCAACGCTTTCGTCGCCGACTTCATCGGGCAGAGTAACGTGATTGCCGTGGAGCCGGTGGACGGTGGTTGGCGCTTGCCCGGGACAGCCTTCGTGTTCGGTGCCGCCGGCACGCCCGGCGGTGAATCCGTTCACGCCTCGGTTAGGCCGGAGCAATTGCGGGTTGTCGACGGTCACGACGCCAACGCCGGCTGGTGCGGCACCGTGTCCCAGTCGAGTTACCTTGGCAACAGCCTCGAACTCGGTATCGAACTCGACTCCGGTGTGACACTGCAGGTCCGGATACCGCCCTCAACGCAGGGCACAGCCCACCTTGTTGTCGGCAGTTCGGTCACGGTGCGACCGAACGACGGAGCCGTGAGGTTGGTCGACTGA
- a CDS encoding CDGSH iron-sulfur domain-containing protein → MTDPDVPQSAPSGVDVEQGRSRFWCACSKSGEQPFCDGSHKGSDIAHLTYTALSSSQVFFCGCKATTRTPLCDGSRTAL, encoded by the coding sequence ATGACAGACCCAGACGTCCCCCAGTCCGCGCCGAGCGGCGTCGATGTCGAGCAGGGCAGGAGCCGTTTCTGGTGTGCGTGCAGCAAGTCGGGCGAGCAGCCGTTTTGCGATGGCAGCCACAAAGGGTCGGACATCGCACACCTCACGTACACGGCGCTGAGCTCGAGTCAGGTGTTCTTCTGCGGGTGCAAGGCGACGACCAGGACGCCCTTGTGTGACGGCTCGCGCACTGCGTTGTGA
- the aguB gene encoding N-carbamoylputrescine amidase, which yields MPRHLTLAATQFACVDTPADNLDRAEALVRDAAASGAGLVLLQELFSAPYFCKRQDPVHFGGALPAAGHPVIARFADLARELGVVLPISFFERAGQSHFNSVAIVDADGSVLGTYRKSHIPDGPGYQEKFYFSPGDTGFKVWPTAVGTIGVGICWDQWFPECARAMALMGAEVLLYPTAIGSEPPAPDYDSQPHWQAAMCGHAAANLMPLVASNRVGSESQDGRDVTFYGSSFVANWDGQVLARAGREADGLVTATVDLDSIAATRGSWGVFRDRRPELYHALQTLDGGVA from the coding sequence GTGCCTCGACACCTGACCCTTGCCGCCACGCAATTTGCCTGTGTGGACACGCCGGCTGACAACCTCGACCGCGCCGAGGCCCTGGTGCGTGACGCCGCCGCGAGCGGGGCGGGGCTGGTTTTGTTGCAGGAGCTGTTCTCGGCGCCGTATTTCTGCAAGCGACAGGACCCGGTCCATTTCGGCGGCGCGTTGCCCGCAGCTGGCCACCCGGTCATTGCCCGCTTTGCCGACCTCGCACGCGAGCTCGGTGTGGTGTTGCCGATCAGCTTCTTCGAGCGGGCCGGTCAGTCGCACTTCAACAGCGTCGCCATCGTCGATGCAGACGGCTCGGTGCTGGGCACGTACCGCAAGTCCCACATACCCGACGGCCCGGGTTACCAGGAGAAGTTCTATTTCTCCCCGGGTGACACCGGTTTCAAGGTTTGGCCGACCGCGGTGGGCACGATCGGGGTCGGCATCTGCTGGGACCAGTGGTTTCCCGAGTGTGCTCGGGCGATGGCCCTGATGGGTGCCGAAGTCCTGTTGTACCCCACCGCCATCGGCTCCGAGCCCCCGGCGCCAGACTACGACAGCCAGCCGCACTGGCAAGCGGCGATGTGCGGCCACGCGGCTGCTAACCTCATGCCGCTGGTTGCGAGCAACCGCGTCGGCAGTGAGAGCCAGGACGGCAGGGACGTCACCTTTTACGGCAGTTCCTTCGTTGCCAACTGGGACGGTCAGGTGCTGGCGCGTGCTGGCCGCGAAGCCGACGGGCTGGTCACCGCCACCGTCGACCTCGACAGCATCGCCGCAACCCGGGGCAGTTGGGGCGTGTTTCGTGACCGTCGACCGGAGTTGTATCACGCCTTGCAAACCCTCGACGGCGGCGTCGCGTGA
- a CDS encoding extracellular solute-binding protein, with protein sequence MKRTLLKSGVAIALTAALGVAPAQAAGSLSIYHWFEYIPQELLDKFAAEHDVEVTMDTYDSNEALLASLKAGKMGSYDVAVPGDYMVKIMADEGLLDTIGEGELANKGNIEPQWADVSFDPMRQHSIPYQWGSTSFSVNRDVYGGDINDTAMLFDPPDAVKGKINVLDSQGEVMAMASMHLGIPQCSTDRDQLKALDGLLQGAKAHWASFGSDVAKDVLVSGDAAVGMIWNGFSAKGRAEGANIEYAYPKQGHVVWMDNVVLLKDAPNRENALKFMDFLLEPENIAAVSNFAQYMTGVTGAVELLDEALRTSPESVPPAGSAPGAFVEVCDQATQEVYDAIWTRLRK encoded by the coding sequence ATGAAGAGGACACTTTTGAAATCCGGTGTTGCAATCGCCCTGACAGCAGCGCTCGGTGTGGCGCCTGCACAGGCTGCCGGCTCACTCTCGATCTACCACTGGTTCGAATACATTCCACAGGAGCTTCTCGACAAGTTTGCCGCCGAGCACGACGTCGAGGTGACCATGGACACCTACGACTCCAACGAAGCGCTGCTCGCGTCACTCAAGGCCGGCAAGATGGGCAGCTACGACGTCGCCGTGCCGGGTGACTACATGGTCAAGATCATGGCCGACGAGGGCCTGCTCGACACCATTGGTGAGGGTGAGCTGGCCAACAAGGGCAACATCGAGCCGCAGTGGGCGGACGTGAGCTTCGACCCGATGCGCCAGCACTCGATCCCCTACCAGTGGGGCTCGACCAGCTTTTCGGTCAACCGCGATGTCTACGGCGGTGACATCAACGACACCGCCATGTTGTTCGATCCGCCCGACGCGGTGAAGGGCAAAATCAACGTGCTTGACAGCCAGGGTGAAGTCATGGCGATGGCGTCGATGCACCTCGGCATACCGCAGTGCTCGACCGACCGAGACCAGCTCAAGGCACTTGACGGTCTGTTGCAGGGCGCGAAGGCGCACTGGGCGTCATTCGGTTCGGATGTCGCCAAAGACGTGTTGGTGTCGGGCGACGCCGCCGTCGGCATGATCTGGAACGGTTTCTCGGCGAAGGGCCGGGCCGAGGGCGCAAACATCGAATACGCCTACCCCAAACAGGGTCACGTCGTGTGGATGGACAACGTCGTGTTGCTCAAGGACGCGCCGAACCGCGAGAACGCACTGAAGTTCATGGATTTCCTGCTCGAGCCGGAAAACATCGCTGCGGTCAGCAACTTTGCCCAGTACATGACCGGTGTCACCGGTGCGGTCGAGTTGCTCGACGAGGCGCTGCGCACGTCGCCCGAATCCGTGCCGCCGGCTGGCTCGGCGCCGGGCGCGTTCGTCGAGGTCTGTGACCAGGCGACCCAGGAAGTCTACGACGCGATCTGGACGCGGTTGCGCAAGTAA
- a CDS encoding ABC transporter permease, with protein sequence MAGATGVDGVVCNSYAPARARLLAPGWFVLLVFMLIPVLVMLVYSFLTKEFRGGVIWEFSIASYDQFFLDRGLFGDEPPRVEWTYIVIFLRSIGQALAATALCLLIGFPTAYFIATRPASQRTAWLFLVTVPYWVNLLIRTVSMKFLIRDSGPLNEALLAIGLIDSPLALINTNFAVQLGLFYSYLPFMVLPIYASVERYNFSLSEAAADLYASRPRILFRVVIPSVKPGIVAGCILVFVPSLGAFLAPDLLGGAKNFMIGSLIEEQFKGNAGNWPFGAAVSMILLTIVLLVLLAFARGQGRAPRGAT encoded by the coding sequence ATGGCGGGTGCGACCGGCGTCGACGGCGTCGTCTGCAACAGCTACGCACCGGCGCGCGCGCGGCTGCTGGCACCGGGCTGGTTCGTGTTGCTGGTGTTCATGCTCATACCGGTCTTGGTGATGTTGGTGTACTCCTTTCTGACCAAGGAGTTCCGCGGCGGTGTGATCTGGGAATTTTCGATTGCGTCCTACGATCAGTTCTTCCTCGATCGCGGCCTGTTCGGCGATGAACCCCCTCGGGTGGAGTGGACCTACATCGTGATCTTCCTGAGGTCGATCGGGCAGGCGCTTGCAGCCACCGCCCTGTGTTTGCTCATCGGGTTCCCGACCGCCTATTTCATTGCCACGCGCCCGGCGTCCCAGCGCACGGCCTGGCTGTTTCTCGTCACCGTGCCGTATTGGGTCAATCTGCTGATCCGCACGGTGTCCATGAAATTTCTCATCCGGGACAGCGGGCCGCTGAACGAAGCGTTGTTGGCGATCGGCCTGATCGACTCACCCCTGGCGTTGATCAACACCAACTTCGCGGTGCAACTCGGGTTGTTCTACTCCTATCTCCCGTTCATGGTGCTGCCGATTTACGCGTCGGTCGAGCGCTACAACTTCAGTCTCTCCGAAGCCGCTGCAGACCTCTATGCGAGCCGGCCGCGTATTTTGTTCCGCGTGGTCATACCGAGTGTGAAGCCTGGCATCGTGGCCGGTTGCATCCTGGTGTTCGTGCCGAGCCTCGGTGCCTTTCTCGCGCCGGACCTGCTCGGCGGGGCCAAGAACTTCATGATCGGCTCTCTGATCGAAGAGCAATTCAAGGGCAATGCGGGCAACTGGCCGTTTGGCGCGGCGGTGTCGATGATCCTCCTGACCATCGTGTTGCTCGTGCTGCTCGCGTTTGCGCGTGGCCAGGGCAGGGCACCCCGGGGGGCTACGTGA